A single window of Sphaerodactylus townsendi isolate TG3544 linkage group LG03, MPM_Stown_v2.3, whole genome shotgun sequence DNA harbors:
- the AMIGO3 gene encoding amphoterin-induced protein 3 isoform X2, translating to MRCPEACICTADLLSCARQELHQIPATLPPTATTLDLSHNAITHLNDHWLATLPRLHTLRISHNQINDLSQKVFHNAIYLVHLDMSSNCLHAVKKHYFENLVNLQELLLYNNKIVEVDGNAFVKLISLQKIYLSWNRIAKFPFISIQGFKHTHLRTLDLSTNNLSSIPVEVIAALPFYIKNGLYLHNNPVKCDCSLHQMLQEWKRHGFSSVQDFTEEHTCKAYSNVPRSIVNTFKYKDFENCSRSLKELSIPEIPCKVGESLVIHCNTSLHDDNTTVYRWFSPKHESFMYPEHSDKTHKVLQNGSLKITNPKLLHSGVYLCVAISKHQKINATYEVNITVQHPKLVDSFNTGITTLLGCVVSLLLVLLYLYLTPCRCSKCFKMPASPPQDCSAQSSILSTTPPATDGPNRKISTNKHVVFLEPIKEAQNGKVRLAVGEDFPDAKSPKLLQLKLDSESISSVFSDRPIMSYEAEELSQADG from the coding sequence ATGAGATGTCCCGAGGCTTGCATTTGTACAGCTGATCTTTTGAGCTGTGCCAGACAGGAGCTCCATCAGATCCCTGCCACCCTGCCTCCTACGGCCACCACCTTGGACCTCAGCCACAACGCCATCACTCACCTTAATGACCACtggctggcaaccttaccacGCCTTCACACCCTCAGGATCAGCCACAACCAGATCAATGACCTCTCGCAGAAGGTGTTCCACAATGCCATTTATCTTGTGCACCTGGACATGTCTTCCAACTGTCTGCACGCTGTCAAGAAGCACTATTTTGAAAACCTTGTGAACTTGCAAGAGCTCTTGCTATACAACAACAAAATTGTAGAAGTAGATGGAAATGCTTTTGTCAAGCTCATCAGTTTGCAAAAGATCTATCTGAGTTGGAATCGGATAGCTAAATTCCCATTCATATCCATTCAAGGATTCAAACACACTCACTTGAGGACCCTTGATCTTTCTACCAACAATTTAAGCAGCATTCCTGTTGAAGTAATAGCAGCCTTGCCTTTCTATATAAAAAATGGtttatatcttcacaacaatcctgtgaaatgtGACTGCTCTCTCCATCAGATGCTTCAAGAATGGAAACGTCATGGCTTCAGTTCTGTGCAGGATTTCACAGAAGAGCATACCTGCAAAGCCTATAGCAATGTGCCACGATCTATAGTCAATACCTTCAAGTATAAGGATTTTGAAAACTGCTCCAGAAGCCTAAAAGAACTGAGTATTCCGGAGATCCCCTGCAAAGTGGGAGAATCCTTAGTAATTCACTGCAACACAAGCCTTCATGATGACAACACTACCGTTTATAGGTGGTTCTCTCCCAAGCATGAATCATTCATGTACCCTGAGCACAGTGATAAGACACACAAAGTTTTACAAAATGGAAGCCTAAAGATTACAAATCCTAAGCTTTTGCATTCTGGTGTTTATCTGTGTGTAGCCATCAGCAAGCACCAAAAGATCAATGCAACTTATGAAGTCAACATCACAGTCCAGCACCCCAAATTGGTTGACTCCTTCAATACTGGCATCACAACCCTCTTAGGGTGTGTTGTCAGTTTGTTGCTAGTTCTCCTGTACTTGTACCTCACACCATGTCGCTGCTCCAAGTGCTTCAAGATGCCTGCAAGTCCTCCTCAAGACTGCAGTGCCCAATCATCTATACTGAGTACCACCCCACCAGCCACCGATGGGCCAAACCGCAAGATCAGCACAAACAAGCATGTTGTTTTCCTAGAGCCCATCAAAGAGGCTCAGAATGGCAAGGTCAGACTGGCTGTTGGCGAGGACTTCCCTGACGCTAAAAGCCCCAAGCTTCTGCAGCTTAAGTTGGACTCTGAATCCATCAGTTCAGTCTTTTCAGATCGCCCTATCATGTCCTATGAAGCAGAAGAGCTGTCACAGGCAGATGGGTAG
- the AMIGO3 gene encoding amphoterin-induced protein 3 isoform X1, translating to MLPLATVTWTFLGYLLVFLELLVEVGTFNLSAFMRCPEACICTADLLSCARQELHQIPATLPPTATTLDLSHNAITHLNDHWLATLPRLHTLRISHNQINDLSQKVFHNAIYLVHLDMSSNCLHAVKKHYFENLVNLQELLLYNNKIVEVDGNAFVKLISLQKIYLSWNRIAKFPFISIQGFKHTHLRTLDLSTNNLSSIPVEVIAALPFYIKNGLYLHNNPVKCDCSLHQMLQEWKRHGFSSVQDFTEEHTCKAYSNVPRSIVNTFKYKDFENCSRSLKELSIPEIPCKVGESLVIHCNTSLHDDNTTVYRWFSPKHESFMYPEHSDKTHKVLQNGSLKITNPKLLHSGVYLCVAISKHQKINATYEVNITVQHPKLVDSFNTGITTLLGCVVSLLLVLLYLYLTPCRCSKCFKMPASPPQDCSAQSSILSTTPPATDGPNRKISTNKHVVFLEPIKEAQNGKVRLAVGEDFPDAKSPKLLQLKLDSESISSVFSDRPIMSYEAEELSQADG from the coding sequence ATGCTTCCACTGGCTACAGTTACCTGGACATTTCTTGGGTATCTGTTAGTATTTTTAGAACTGCTTGTTGAAGTCGGCACTTTCAATTTGTCTGCCTTCATGAGATGTCCCGAGGCTTGCATTTGTACAGCTGATCTTTTGAGCTGTGCCAGACAGGAGCTCCATCAGATCCCTGCCACCCTGCCTCCTACGGCCACCACCTTGGACCTCAGCCACAACGCCATCACTCACCTTAATGACCACtggctggcaaccttaccacGCCTTCACACCCTCAGGATCAGCCACAACCAGATCAATGACCTCTCGCAGAAGGTGTTCCACAATGCCATTTATCTTGTGCACCTGGACATGTCTTCCAACTGTCTGCACGCTGTCAAGAAGCACTATTTTGAAAACCTTGTGAACTTGCAAGAGCTCTTGCTATACAACAACAAAATTGTAGAAGTAGATGGAAATGCTTTTGTCAAGCTCATCAGTTTGCAAAAGATCTATCTGAGTTGGAATCGGATAGCTAAATTCCCATTCATATCCATTCAAGGATTCAAACACACTCACTTGAGGACCCTTGATCTTTCTACCAACAATTTAAGCAGCATTCCTGTTGAAGTAATAGCAGCCTTGCCTTTCTATATAAAAAATGGtttatatcttcacaacaatcctgtgaaatgtGACTGCTCTCTCCATCAGATGCTTCAAGAATGGAAACGTCATGGCTTCAGTTCTGTGCAGGATTTCACAGAAGAGCATACCTGCAAAGCCTATAGCAATGTGCCACGATCTATAGTCAATACCTTCAAGTATAAGGATTTTGAAAACTGCTCCAGAAGCCTAAAAGAACTGAGTATTCCGGAGATCCCCTGCAAAGTGGGAGAATCCTTAGTAATTCACTGCAACACAAGCCTTCATGATGACAACACTACCGTTTATAGGTGGTTCTCTCCCAAGCATGAATCATTCATGTACCCTGAGCACAGTGATAAGACACACAAAGTTTTACAAAATGGAAGCCTAAAGATTACAAATCCTAAGCTTTTGCATTCTGGTGTTTATCTGTGTGTAGCCATCAGCAAGCACCAAAAGATCAATGCAACTTATGAAGTCAACATCACAGTCCAGCACCCCAAATTGGTTGACTCCTTCAATACTGGCATCACAACCCTCTTAGGGTGTGTTGTCAGTTTGTTGCTAGTTCTCCTGTACTTGTACCTCACACCATGTCGCTGCTCCAAGTGCTTCAAGATGCCTGCAAGTCCTCCTCAAGACTGCAGTGCCCAATCATCTATACTGAGTACCACCCCACCAGCCACCGATGGGCCAAACCGCAAGATCAGCACAAACAAGCATGTTGTTTTCCTAGAGCCCATCAAAGAGGCTCAGAATGGCAAGGTCAGACTGGCTGTTGGCGAGGACTTCCCTGACGCTAAAAGCCCCAAGCTTCTGCAGCTTAAGTTGGACTCTGAATCCATCAGTTCAGTCTTTTCAGATCGCCCTATCATGTCCTATGAAGCAGAAGAGCTGTCACAGGCAGATGGGTAG